In Carya illinoinensis cultivar Pawnee chromosome 9, C.illinoinensisPawnee_v1, whole genome shotgun sequence, the following are encoded in one genomic region:
- the LOC122275026 gene encoding plant cysteine oxidase 1-like isoform X1 yields the protein MEAGLVEHGRDMVGHVTRVGYVKKIITKRRRRTRRIVRSPQAAVPMALQELFVSCLDVFKGPGTVPAPQDVQKLCHILDNMKPEDVGLSGELQFFQPSNEVKSDPRVTYTTIYQCDNFSLCIFFLPATGVIPLHNHPGMTVFSKLLLGAMHIKSYDWVDPVDSDSSVQSSPLRLAKLKADRVFTAPCDTSVLYPTTGGNIHAFTAITPCAVLDVLGPPYSNDDGRDCSYYKDHPYAASTEVETTVNMEEADRYGWLEEIELPENSKMDGIEYLGPQIIEPS from the exons ATGGAGGCAGGGTTGGTGGAGCACGGGAGAGACATGGTTGGGCATGTTACCAGAGTTGGATATGTGAAGAAGATTATAACGAAGAGGAGAAGACGCACACGGAGGATTGTGCGGTCTCCGCAGGCGGCAGTCCCTATGGCTTTGCAGGAGCTGTTCGTGTCGTGTCTAGACGTGTTCAAAGGCCCTGGCACCGTTCCTGCCCCTCAGGATGTACAGAAACTATGCCACATTCTTG ACAATATGAAGCCAGAAGACGTGGGGCTAAGTGGAGAACTACAGTTTTTCCAGCCTTCAAATGAGGTCAAAAGTGATCCAAGGGTCACATACACAACCATATACCAGTGCGATAACTTTTCG TTGTGCATATTCTTTCTCCCTGCAACTGGGGTGATCCCCCTTCACAACCATCCAGGAATGACTGTTTTTAGCAAGCTTTTATTAGGAGCAATGCATATCAAGTCCTATGACTGGGTTGATCCCGTCGATTCGGATAGCTCTGTGCAATCCTCCCCAT TGAGATTGGCAAAGTTGAAAGCTGACAGAGTCTTCACGGCCCCATGCGACACTTCAGTATTATATCCAACAACTGGGGGGAACATCCACGCCTTCACTGCCATAACCCCATGTGCAGTGCTTGATGTGCTAGGACCTCCCTATTCTAATGATGATGGTCGAGATTGTTCCTACTATAAAGATCATCCCTACGCTGCCTCAA CAGAAGTAGAGACAACAGTGAACATGGAGGAGGCGGACCGTTATGGATGGTTAGAAGAGATTGAATTGCCAGAGAACTCAAAAATGGACGGAATTGAGTACTTGGGTCCTCAGATTATTGAGCCTAGTTAA
- the LOC122275026 gene encoding plant cysteine oxidase 1-like isoform X2, protein MEAGLVEHGRDMVGHVTRVGYVKKIITKRRRRTRRIVRSPQAAVPMALQELFVSCLDVFKGPGTVPAPQDVQKLCHILDNMKPEDVGLSGELQFFQPSNEVKSDPRVTYTTIYQCDNFSLCIFFLPATGVIPLHNHPGMTVFSKLLLGAMHIKSYDWVDPVDSDSSVQSSPLRLAKLKADRVFTAPCDTSVLYPTTGGNIHAFTAITPCAVLDVLGPPYSNDDGRDCSYYKDHPYAASKVETTVNMEEADRYGWLEEIELPENSKMDGIEYLGPQIIEPS, encoded by the exons ATGGAGGCAGGGTTGGTGGAGCACGGGAGAGACATGGTTGGGCATGTTACCAGAGTTGGATATGTGAAGAAGATTATAACGAAGAGGAGAAGACGCACACGGAGGATTGTGCGGTCTCCGCAGGCGGCAGTCCCTATGGCTTTGCAGGAGCTGTTCGTGTCGTGTCTAGACGTGTTCAAAGGCCCTGGCACCGTTCCTGCCCCTCAGGATGTACAGAAACTATGCCACATTCTTG ACAATATGAAGCCAGAAGACGTGGGGCTAAGTGGAGAACTACAGTTTTTCCAGCCTTCAAATGAGGTCAAAAGTGATCCAAGGGTCACATACACAACCATATACCAGTGCGATAACTTTTCG TTGTGCATATTCTTTCTCCCTGCAACTGGGGTGATCCCCCTTCACAACCATCCAGGAATGACTGTTTTTAGCAAGCTTTTATTAGGAGCAATGCATATCAAGTCCTATGACTGGGTTGATCCCGTCGATTCGGATAGCTCTGTGCAATCCTCCCCAT TGAGATTGGCAAAGTTGAAAGCTGACAGAGTCTTCACGGCCCCATGCGACACTTCAGTATTATATCCAACAACTGGGGGGAACATCCACGCCTTCACTGCCATAACCCCATGTGCAGTGCTTGATGTGCTAGGACCTCCCTATTCTAATGATGATGGTCGAGATTGTTCCTACTATAAAGATCATCCCTACGCTGCCTCAA AAGTAGAGACAACAGTGAACATGGAGGAGGCGGACCGTTATGGATGGTTAGAAGAGATTGAATTGCCAGAGAACTCAAAAATGGACGGAATTGAGTACTTGGGTCCTCAGATTATTGAGCCTAGTTAA